A region of the Bacillota bacterium genome:
CGGTGCGCCGTACGAGGGCGGTCTGGGAGTGACCGTCGTGCAGCTGAAAAATAAGTAAATATCACAGAGAATCATATAAACAAGCCCGTTGCTACAGTGAGCAACGGGCACTTATTATTGTGTGTTTATTATTTAGAGAATATAGCTTTATTAAAACTTATTTTCTATCAACGGATTTTATGTTCAGGAAGATCACAATATTTTAATTTATTAACCTGACTGGTTGGTAGCACGCGTTCCTGAACGTATTGACTCGGACATCCACCACTCTGATTTGGGCCGGGTCGATTGGCCAGAAAGATTTGTCCACGGTGGCGCGGATCAACGCAAACAGTCACGGTTAAGCCTGTCTGGTTACCCGTATCCGTGGTAGGGCTGGAGCCGTTATTTGCTCCCGCATTAGGACCGTGCAGGGGACAACTCTGCCGGGGCAATTCTTCTTTGGCATCCAGCGGGGGTTTTTCGCTACTGTAAGGCTCAGTCCGCTTGATAAATACCCCGGTAATTTTGGTTGGGCAATAGATTGTGGCCAGTTGACCCGATTCAGGGCAGATTTCGGCTTGCACATGTACATTACAGGTCTGTGTCGGAACATTGTCAGCCGGGAAAATCTCCTGGACCAGGTCTTTTTCCGGACATAAAGCAGAAGGTAATAGTCCCGATTTGGCACAGACTGTTACCGTGGTTAAACCTTCCGGCATGGTGAAGGTATGCGGCGGGATATTGGCGTGGGCCTTTGCCATGACAGCCCGCCAGATCTTTGCCGCGTAATTCCCACCATAAACGCCGCGCATCGATTCAGTCTGATTGTCATAACCGAGCCAGACTGCAGCAAGCAAGTCCGGTGTATATCCGACAAACCAGGCATTGGAATCATCGTCAGTGGTTCCAGTTTTCCCAGCGACGGGTCGGTCTAGCTGAGCGGACGTAGCAGTCCCGCTTTGCACGACTGTTTCCAGCAGATTGGTCATCAAGTAAGCCACCTGGGGCGTCATGACCCGACGCTGTTGGACCCGATTTTCGAAAAGGACTTTGCCGTTTCGGTCAACAATTTTGGTGATGGCAAAAGGTTTGACGTAGATCCCCTGATTGGCGAAGGCGGTATAGGCCCCAGCCATTTCCAAGGGAGTTACGCCTTTGGTTAATCCGCCCAGAGCCATTGAAGCCAAGTTAACATCGTTCTTAGGCCCTGACTTGACCAGGGACGTGATCCCTAATTGTTCCGCAAATTTTACTCCCTCGCCCACTCCGATCTGATTGAGTAGTTTCACGGCATAGGTGTTTATCGAATACTGGACAGCAGTCCGCATGCGGATGAGCCCGCGGTATGTGTCGTCGTAGTTTCTGGGCGTCCAGGTACCTTCTGCGCTTTTGTACGACGTCAGGGTATCATCAAGCACAGTAGCTGGAGTATATCCCTTAACTAGAGCCGGGGCATAGACAGTGATCGGCTTGATTGATGAACCAGGTTGACGCAAAGCATCTGTGGCCCGGTTGAATCCGCGTTTCTGAGCATAGTTCCGCCCACCAACGATGGCCTTGATTTGGCCGGTGTGCGGGTCGAGTACGACCATGGCTGATTGAACGATTTTGTCTTTTTTACTTGGCGGGAAATAGCTGTCCTGGCTATAAACGTCCTCAGCGGCGGCCTGAATTTTTTGGTCCAGGGTGGTGTAAATTTTTAACCCGCCTTTATAGATAATGTCTTCCGGATTATCGTATGTGCCCAAGGCTGTAAGGATTTTATCCGTTTCATCGATTACATGGTCAACAAAGTACTGATACCGTTGAGCA
Encoded here:
- a CDS encoding penicillin-binding protein 1A yields the protein MAPRTVKKRKISKGRLVVLILLLLGIVIGGLGCGLVVASLVTLPEWDPDKLDASQTSYIYDYKGELAYQLHEVENREDIKLSKIPPLIQQAVIATEDDRFYQHIGVNPLAIARAAVANVTSGFGSQGGSTITQQLVKQIYFSKGEKTLQRKIQEAILAIKLERQYTKDEILEMYLNRIYFGEGAWGIKMAAKTYFGKDLEKDRITLGEAAMLAGLIQSPGTYDPYKYPDAAKRRRAIVLSRMVELGYISPTDAHKASEEEFILNKNQVVKSAQRYQYFVDHVIDETDKILTALGTYDNPEDIIYKGGLKIYTTLDQKIQAAAEDVYSQDSYFPPSKKDKIVQSAMVVLDPHTGQIKAIVGGRNYAQKRGFNRATDALRQPGSSIKPITVYAPALVKGYTPATVLDDTLTSYKSAEGTWTPRNYDDTYRGLIRMRTAVQYSINTYAVKLLNQIGVGEGVKFAEQLGITSLVKSGPKNDVNLASMALGGLTKGVTPLEMAGAYTAFANQGIYVKPFAITKIVDRNGKVLFENRVQQRRVMTPQVAYLMTNLLETVVQSGTATSAQLDRPVAGKTGTTDDDSNAWFVGYTPDLLAAVWLGYDNQTESMRGVYGGNYAAKIWRAVMAKAHANIPPHTFTMPEGLTTVTVCAKSGLLPSALCPEKDLVQEIFPADNVPTQTCNVHVQAEICPESGQLATIYCPTKITGVFIKRTEPYSSEKPPLDAKEELPRQSCPLHGPNAGANNGSSPTTDTGNQTGLTVTVCVDPRHRGQIFLANRPGPNQSGGCPSQYVQERVLPTSQVNKLKYCDLPEHKIR